CCTAGCCCAGATTTTGCGAGGACAAGCTTgtctagccaaggcgaggttgaCTTGACAATGGCTCGGCAAGGCTGAACCTCGTTGGTGGTTAGGCAAGCTTAGCCTCGGTAGATCTAAGTGAGGTCAATCTTGCCCatccaaggcgaggccaagcctcacccatccacggcaaggcttgacctcactagTCGATGCAAAGCTAGGCCTTGCCAGGCCACAACGAGGCCAACCTCGTGCCGCCTGAGCAAGGATGAGTCTCGttgtggctaggcgaggctcggcctcacccaaatctacaAGCCCGAGACTTGTGGTGGTCAGGCGATCGTCTAGTGAGCTTACTgggacctcgccctggcctagCAAGGCTCCAGCTTGCTCCAAGCAAGCTTGTCGACCTCGTGAACCagccacaaaggaggaaaaaagagaaaaggaaaaagaaaaaaagaaaagaagggaaaaatataataaaagtattaaaaaatgaaaagaaataaaaaaaaattaagagtcttaccaaatacatttttatttcgATATAAAGATTTTGGAGAATTACTAAACGCTTTTAAAAACTcgaaaattattcttgagaatagaataaaaaaaatcatttataagcaaaaattattctcgaaaacaaaataattaccaaatacatCTTAACACCTCCATCAAGAAAACTCTACTTTTTATCTTCAAAGCATATGGTTTCTTTTACgatgaaaagataaataaaattcttggcttgcaaggaaaatgattttcttcgTAATCGTTTTTTACATGCAGTGTTAGCTAGGATGATTCACTCAACTTCAGCGATAATTTCTTGAGGGCTCATCTAGGTCATGCATGTGTTACATTCCGGGTCGCCAGGACTAACGAAAGCGTCGCACATTTTCTAGGGAGAGCGCTTCGAGCTTCTACTCAAATTGATCAAGGCATGGAGTTGATTGAGCCttgacataaaaaagaaaataaaaaaaaaagtgtttgttcttTAAACTGATGATGGGATGGTTGTctgtaaaaaataatatcaaatgaccaataaataaataaaaaattggtaGGATGGTGAAGgaatagagagaaaaatttAGGTTAATTTAAATGGATCTGCAAATATTTAAGTactctcctcttttttcctcTTACTGGATTGGTGTCAGCTGCGGGGCTGGAGGGTACGATGCCCAAAGCAAGCTATGTTAATTAGAGCCTTAATTACTGGATCTGTTGAAACGGCTCGATTAAATGGGCCTGCATAGCTGCCACGTCACTCTCAGTTCTCGAGGAAATTTTCTTCTCTAGACTTGCATTAATGTTGTACAGGGCAAAATCAATATGTATGCTGCCGTGGACAAAACTTCTCTCGCATATAATAACTATAGATTTCCAACAATTGGAAAACAATATCCCGGTGGAGATTTTGAAAAGCAATAAGTCAATCGAAACCATTCACGTTCGTGAGAATATTGTTACCTTTGTTAAACTGAGTTCTCTTGAAAATCGAGAAAACGAGGGCAAGTCTCCAAGATTTCCATTGGATTTCAGTCTCTACCATCATTCAAAAGGACAAAGATTAATCGTGGCTGGGAAATTTGATTTCCCCGTTTGTGTATCAACAAAGTTTTGCAGCTGTTTCGATAGTTCTCAGGCATCTGATCATGTTTATGCATCTTCTGCTTCTTTTAGGTTCCGAGTCTCTGTCAAGCTCCGCTGTTATGCAAACCCAAGGAGCTTTATCTGTGTATCTTGCATTAAGAAATAGCGCACTAAAAGATTTATGGAGAAATCAACTCTAGTTTCTGCAATGCGCTTTTCATTTCTAAAAGCCCTCAAAGCTCTTCCATTTCCGAGAACTCGCATGATCCATGACTATCACTCCCTACCAAGTCTCACAGATCACGATCCAAAGTCCTTTCGCAAGTAAATGCCAATCAAAATTGCATCAGACTAAACAGCAGACATTCACGAAGCAGCAGAATCAAAACACCTTTCCAAATGCAGAACTTAACTTTTCTTTCGTATACAGCAATAGATAAGATGATACAATTCATCCCCCCAGGTGCCAAATTAGGACTAGTCGAATAGGAAAAGGTTGCAAAGCCCATCATATGGAAACATATAGataacaaacaaaaagaataagaaactgAAATATCTCAAATAAAAGAGCAAAATGCTTCTGAATACTTTCttcagccaaaagaagaaaacaatacTGAATACTTTCCCTTTCAGATGGTTTTTCCTAGACTATCGAATCTGTTGATAATATAAAGGTAAAACCTGGGAAACCTCTGAAGCTAACCTTCCATCAATCAAGGAATTATTTTGCTTTGAAAGTTATAGAATGTATGTATTTGACTACTGCCTGAGAACTCTGTTTGAGCTGAAGAAGCAACTTTCTTCACCAGCAATGGTAGAGTGCAGCCTTCCACCAGCCCAACCATTATTCAATGGCCGTGCAGCAACGAAAGCCGGATCACCAGTGACCCGGCTTCCATCAATTTGCTGTTCATACTCAGGGAGACCTTTTGTcctcctctctttccttctctgcCGATCctcatctctttctctcctcaGCCAACTCTCAACCGTCCTCTGCAAAGATAGTTGTCATGATAGATCAAACATCCATGCTGaccaagttaaaaaaaaaaaaaaaaacatgaaattgcTTTGAAAGGAAAAGTTACCATCAGAGACAGTTTGCTACTCTCCTTAACCTTATCAATCGGCATTGCTAACTGCAACTTTCCATGAGCCACATACACCTGAGGCAAAGAAGCGATAAATTTGCTTTGACACAGAATATGCCACACAACCTTTTATAGTTTATCCCAGCACTGGagtagagaagaagaaatgatgaacTTGAGTGGAGAAGTAGATAAGTACATACAATATGTGTGGGCCAATCATCTAGACCATCAAAAATATGGGTGGCATAGATAATTGTCGACCCTCTCTGTTCGCATTCCTTTCTGAGAAACTTCAAAAGATCAGCCCTTGCTAACACGTCGAGGTCCACTGTTATCTCATCAAGAAGAAGCACCTATGGAAGGATGGGATTCATAAGTAcccaaaaggccaaaaattgcaaaagtaaACAACAAGAACATCCAAAATGCAAAACTGTAATAACAGCAcatcatcttcctcatcttcaaACATAAAGAACAATTTGGGCTCCGTGTTTGCATGAATTAAAAGGTGCAGGCACCTTGAATGGCTTGAGGAGTCCCATACAGATTTGGACTCGCCTTCTCTGTCCATCAGAAACCTTATGCATTCTCCAGGATAAATCAATGTCTAGCacctaaaaaatcaaatgaccAAGTTATCTACTTTctcttaaataataaaaatcatagcATATGTACTGTTTGCATAAACTTTATCAATGTCCAACATATACATTTGGTATAAACTTTAAAATTCAGCAATtgttttttgaggaaaaaatctGTTTTTAAATCATATTCTGTCCTGAAAGTTAATGTTTCACCTTGATTAGCTCAGCTCTTCTTTGTGGATCTATACCTGCCACCccaaatatcattttctcagCAGAGACATCCATCTGTATAGGAACTTCAAAGCCCGCAAAAGCAACTTCTCGTCTCCACTGCGGAATGGAAAAGGAAACAAGAAACGATTATATCAGGAATTGTATACTCTACTGGAGAAGGAAAATAATCACATCAGACTCAATCTCTCCCTCTAATCACCAATCGCAGAATGCAAAGCTGTAGCATACAACTCATCATAAAAAGCAGAAGAGAACAGATATTACAACCGGAAGCAACAATTTTTCAGAATCGCCATCAGGGCAAACGCAATATCACAAAGAAGTGTGCAGTCCAACAACAAGATCAGGAAAGAAGAGAACCCACCTCTCCCCCAAGGTAACAGAGATCCCCAGAAGATGTCAATGCCGTGTCATGGAATGCCGATCTCCCAAGCACGCGGACCATGTGAGGATCCACCATATGCTTCCCTCCTAATATCTTCAACATAGTAGTCTTACCTGTCACAAGCATCACCCGATGGCGAGCAAAGCAGAAAGGAATTCACATTAATGGCCAAAAGCATATCCCCCGATTCACGGTCACAAGCACTGCTTCGAATGAGAATGTCATGTGGTTCTTTGGATTCTTTACATTACTATTCTCGAACGAGAAACCGCACATGCCCATCATTGAATTTTGCCAAATTATACACTCTCGCAATTACCATTTCAAAGCCATTTCCCCAATCTTTCAATGTCCCAATGGATATCGACAACATTTTGCATAAGAATTCGTTCATTCCACCCTCTTGAAAAGTAAACCCAACTTTCCTCTGAAATCAAATCACTATCTCCAGCTACCGAAATCCGAAACACATCAACCACCAAACTCAAATTCTATATGACAAAACAGCTTCACCAACAACCCAATTCAACAGGGTAACCGAGATCCACGCCTTCTTAACAAGACGAGGTCGCTATATACTTGTCCACCACTAGACCCGGAGACACCCCAGAACAAAAATTCCGGCAGAACAAGACATGCTCTGAGCGGAAACGAACCTGCGCCGTTGGACCCGACGAGGAGACAGCGGTCGCCGGAATCGACGGTGAGCGAGAAGTCGTCGATGAGGGGCTTGGACCCAGGCGGAGGATGGCCGTCGATCCCCGGGTACGTGAATCTGAGGCCGTTGATTTCCACGGTCGGCGCCATTCTCTCTATAACCACCTCCACCATCGTAGGCGAGGACTGTTTTAAATGGGCCTTGTTGCTTGTTGCTGGAGTTAGGTGTGCCGGAGCAGGGGTGACGTGGCACGGGTCGGTCGCTAATTAGAAATATAGATATAAAATTTTGGCGGCTTACGTGGCACAGGACCGCTCACTAATAAAACATCATAGCTAGAGAAACCGAAGTCATAGGTCGATTTGATTCACAAATTCTAAAGATTAAATTATAGTAccatgtgaaaaaaaaaaaaaaagcattcttGAAACTCTCAGAAATTGAATCCattaaataattagaaattttttaaaacattgCAGCTTACTTGGCAAATGGTCAGTcactaataaaatattatagcTAAGAAGACTGAGGTTATAGATCAATTTTGATTTGCAAATTCTATTGATCAGAGTTATAGTACACTTTGGCTTGATAAGGTTAGAGAATAAAAAGTTCCAATGTGATAAAAGAAATTTATCGCCGAGCAAGAATTGATTGGGAGGACAAATAATTAATGATCTAGTGACAAAAGCATCCTTAGAACCCTTAGAAATTGAATCCATTGatgcttagaaaaaaaaattggctactTACGTGGCACATTGGTcactaatttaaaattataagcAAAGAGACGGGGATTATAGATTGATATTGATTTACAAATTCTAATGAATGAGTTATAGTATGTGATTGCAcatttagaaatttaattttgtttatcaACTCATTATCTAATAGTTTTATTGGTTTTTGGATACATGTAACATAGAATAGTCGGGCCCCATCTCTATAGACATTTTGATTTGCATAGGAGTTCCAATAAtctattgaaattgaaataatattttacatttcAACATCAATGTGAAAGACtttcaaccaaaagaaaaacatcattataaaaaagttgattggcgtaaaagagacaaaattgaattgactattttaaagaaaattatgctttttttatttcccaacaatatataaaagcatgtatTTTAAAACATTATGgataaattatatatgaattttacGTGTCAAAATTAGTAAGTTGAGAAAAACTAATATGTTCGAATGAAAGGGGTTGAGGATAATGGGACGCACCTACTTTATTacaaaagtcaaaaagcaaAAGTCGTGAAACGCACCTACTTTAGAAAATTCAGAGATGAGAACATTTATTACAAATTATTCTTAATATTATTATTCATACTATTATTAAAAAGAGTAAAAGTCAcgaaaaaaccttaaactatgCCAATTGTAATATATCTATCCCAAACATTTTTCTACGAcatcaaaaactcaaaacttctacctaaatgatatatttattttaaatttatacaATGTGACCCAAATTTCTTATTGTGATTCCAAAATACCCTAAGCTTATATCTGTATGATAATTTTAcccatacaaaaaaaaaaaaaaatagtttagagtaaatgtattgcatatgtataggttagggtttttgatgtcattgattttttcttttttagaggttctagtttggaatttttccaatcacaaaaaatagtttgaagCAAACGTATAATAGTACgcaaaatttagagttttttttttttttgtgtgtggcTTTTCCCTATTAAAAATGGCTTAGATGACATTTTGGGTGATTTAGGATATCAAAAATTCATAGATCGTATGGGCTTTGGCTTTATAAAGACAGATGTTCATGGGATGGTATGGAGAATAATTACTCAATGAGAAAGCgcctcttttttaaaattgactgaaaatcacaaaaaaaaaaaggcctaatttcatgaaaaaaaaggcacaaacttttgatctaattttgaatctggcccaaattttatttatctaaaaaattatcaatttccaCCTGTATCCCAAATCTTGCCCCCATTGACCCTTGATCCGCAATCATCATTAGATGTCCTGATGTGGTATTTTCATGCCAGCAATATATCCACTTTAGTAAGCTGATGAGGATTTAAAGGCAAAACTGCACCACGGTCTTCCCTTCGTCATCGTCTCAAACACGATTTATGCAATAGGGGAAGAGTTGCCTCCATATGCGCGAGGATTTTCAATTCATCTGTACATATCACGTTCGCTCACTCATCTTCTAACGTAAGTTTACTCACCCTCGCAGATGCCTGGTCACTCAAAGACGTCATTTCCATACGAAATTATGGGCTCTACCGATCTATGCTTGCACGGACAAAGTATTGGAGACATTGAATCAAaggtattcttcttcttcttcttcctataCTAATGGACACATTGAACAGAAGTGATTTAAATCACTTGCAGACAAACCATCAAGCAtatggtgaccataatttgaTATGTCCAATTCACAAATGTGATTAATAACAAATGTTGAAGACAAATATTTATCCCACGTTTcaagtcatcaacataaattcaaaattggaagttATAAATGAATTTGACATACTGACATCAAGGTTCTCTAAATAGGATGCCTAGCATGGATAAATGTGTACAGAAATAAATATAGATTTTTGCTCGACACATGACTATATTGCCAAAGTAAGTGGCCTTCAAATTTGTCATCTTGCCACATCACTAAATGAAGCCACCTTATTCCTCCTTAAATTGATTGGTCCACCGTGCCTCTGCATGcgtttgtcaaaagaaaaaaagaaacagtacAAATATGACCACGTCCTCATTGCTGCCCTCGAGCAAGCTTGCTCCGGAGATTTATGGATAGCTGGAAAAGCCCATGTCCAAATCTTAAACGAACTTACCCAAAGGAGTAACGCTTACTCACTGCAAATCCAAGGAAAACGATCTCGGTCTTCACCAGATCCATCCTAATGGCATGTGGGAATTTTGTTTGAAGCCCAATTTTTGGGGAAACACCCTATTCTTTTCCAGCTTCCAATGGCCTAATCAATTTCACTATTAAGATGTATTAGTTGAGGATAGAGAtgtagatcattgtcatggttTGTGTCAGTGGCATATTAAGCATATTGGGCCATGTCTTAACGATTTAAGCTGTGACATATGGGACTCCtaaaatttcatgtgaaatttgtGCCTATGCCAGTTTGTAACAATCTAATATTTGGCTATGAATGAGATACGATAAGCTCCTCCTATGGGTGAAATTAGAATCGGAGGTGGATATCTTTCACTATGTCGATGTGTGAAGATATCCTTCACTTGTTAACACTTAACAAGCATACTTGCAGAATTGATCACCTGACCAAACTCTAGATCGCCAGTTCAACGAAATTCCCAAATATCTAGCGGCGAGGAGATGGAACCAGATCTGAGTAAGGAGATCATAGGAGCAACATTGTGGACTGATTTTTATATAAAGCATGTAAGAGCTATAGTAACTTTAGGAATATAcaatatagaaaataactaggtttcttgaaaatttctcttttcaaaaaaactgatttttatctttttggtaaCTAAATcctacataatatatatataaagtttgGGGCCATCACTTAAActgcaattgaataattaaggGTGATATTATCTTTATAGTAAATTGGGTGGATTTAGACAGGTAAGAGGTGGAAATAGCACCATCCCATAATGTTTCAAAAAAAGTAGGCA
This region of Eucalyptus grandis isolate ANBG69807.140 chromosome 8, ASM1654582v1, whole genome shotgun sequence genomic DNA includes:
- the LOC104456885 gene encoding ABC transporter I family member 20 — protein: MVEVVIERMAPTVEINGLRFTYPGIDGHPPPGSKPLIDDFSLTVDSGDRCLLVGSNGAGKTTMLKILGGKHMVDPHMVRVLGRSAFHDTALTSSGDLCYLGGEWRREVAFAGFEVPIQMDVSAEKMIFGVAGIDPQRRAELIKVLDIDLSWRMHKVSDGQRRRVQICMGLLKPFKVLLLDEITVDLDVLARADLLKFLRKECEQRGSTIIYATHIFDGLDDWPTHIVYVAHGKLQLAMPIDKVKESSKLSLMRTVESWLRRERDEDRQRRKERRTKGLPEYEQQIDGSRVTGDPAFVAARPLNNGWAGGRLHSTIAGEESCFFSSNRVLRQ